ACAAATACCCTTTCTCCCACGGTCTCGACCTTTCCTGCGGACAGTCTTCTGTAGAAACATGACCTGTAACCGGTATGACATGCAGCTCCACCGATCTGTTGGACTTTCAGGAGAATAGTATCGGCATCGCAATCAATTAGGATATCCCTGATTAACTGGACATGACCTGACATTTCACCCTTGTTCCATAAGGCATTTC
The DNA window shown above is from Syntrophales bacterium and carries:
- the hisI gene encoding phosphoribosyl-AMP cyclohydrolase, with the translated sequence MIEPDFEKGEGLVPVIVQDNETEEVLMLAYMNREAWLKTLETGRAYYFSRSRNALWNKGEMSGHVQLIRDILIDCDADTILLKVQQIGGAACHTGYRSCFYRRLSAGKVETVGERVFVPEDVYK